A window of the Acidithiobacillus thiooxidans ATCC 19377 genome harbors these coding sequences:
- a CDS encoding Rrf2 family transcriptional regulator, with translation MKLTTKGRYAVTAMLDLALHQSDGVVTVADVCQRQQISVAYLEQLFGRMRRFGLIESVRGPGGGYRLAVPDSEIPLTRIVEAVNESISTTQCGGEPQNCCKGDGQQCLTHDLWEELGERIASFLGNITLGDLVARHLQKESAQGVPIRMQNRHALHAATHDTA, from the coding sequence ATGAAATTGACGACGAAAGGCCGCTATGCCGTAACAGCCATGCTGGATTTGGCCCTGCACCAGAGTGATGGCGTGGTGACGGTGGCGGATGTTTGCCAACGTCAGCAAATATCTGTGGCTTATCTGGAGCAGTTGTTTGGACGTATGCGGCGCTTCGGACTGATTGAAAGTGTACGTGGGCCAGGTGGAGGTTATCGGCTGGCTGTACCGGATTCAGAAATTCCCCTGACCAGGATTGTCGAAGCGGTTAATGAGTCCATCAGTACAACCCAGTGCGGTGGCGAACCGCAAAACTGCTGCAAGGGTGATGGCCAGCAATGCCTGACTCATGATTTGTGGGAAGAATTGGGCGAGCGCATCGCCAGTTTTCTCGGGAATATCACCTTGGGTGATCTGGTTGCCCGACATTTACAAAAAGAATCGGCGCAGGGTGTGCCGATTCGTATGCAAAATCGCCATGCGTTGCATGCGGCAACACATGATACCGCTTGA
- a CDS encoding IscS subfamily cysteine desulfurase, which produces MNQPQIIDLESKKPLLINPDRPIYLDYQATTPVDPQVLEQMLPYLTHDFGNAASRSHAYGWTAEKAVEKARQQVADALHADPREIVWTSGATEATNLALKGAAHFYSGKGKHIITLRTEHKATLDTCRQLEREGFEVTYLEVQEDGLVDLKAFEAAIRPDTIIASVLFVNNEIGVIQPMEEIGRILRTHKVLFHVDAVQALGKIPVDVEAIQADMMSLSGHKIYGPKGIGALYVRRKPRVRVEAQVHGGGHERGMRSGTLPTHQIVGMGAAAELAVQLMDADAQRIGKLRDRLLKGIQDRVEETYINGSMEHRVPHNLNISFAFVEGESLIMALKEIAVSSGSACTSASLEPSYVLRALGKSDELAHSSIRFGIGRFTTEAEIDATIELIAGKVGKLRELSPLWEMHLEGIDLNSIQWAAH; this is translated from the coding sequence ATGAATCAACCCCAAATTATCGACCTGGAAAGCAAGAAACCCTTGCTGATTAACCCGGATCGTCCCATTTATCTGGATTATCAGGCGACTACGCCGGTAGACCCACAGGTGTTGGAACAGATGCTGCCTTATTTGACCCATGATTTTGGCAATGCAGCGAGCCGTTCCCATGCTTATGGCTGGACAGCAGAAAAAGCCGTCGAAAAAGCCCGTCAGCAGGTGGCGGATGCGCTTCATGCGGATCCCCGGGAAATTGTCTGGACCTCCGGCGCAACAGAGGCCACTAATCTGGCCTTGAAAGGTGCGGCGCATTTTTATTCCGGTAAAGGCAAGCACATTATCACCCTGCGCACCGAGCATAAGGCAACTCTGGACACCTGCCGTCAGTTGGAGCGGGAAGGTTTTGAGGTCACTTATCTGGAGGTTCAGGAAGATGGTCTGGTCGATCTGAAGGCTTTCGAAGCCGCCATTCGTCCGGACACCATCATCGCCTCGGTGCTGTTCGTAAATAATGAAATCGGCGTCATCCAGCCCATGGAAGAAATTGGCCGGATTTTGCGGACGCACAAGGTCCTTTTTCATGTGGATGCGGTGCAGGCGCTGGGTAAGATACCAGTAGATGTAGAAGCCATTCAGGCGGACATGATGAGCCTGTCCGGACACAAGATTTATGGCCCCAAAGGCATCGGTGCACTATATGTCCGGCGTAAGCCCCGGGTGCGCGTGGAAGCTCAGGTGCATGGTGGTGGTCACGAACGGGGTATGCGTTCAGGTACTTTGCCCACGCACCAGATTGTCGGTATGGGAGCAGCTGCGGAACTAGCCGTTCAGTTGATGGATGCTGATGCCCAAAGAATTGGTAAATTGCGCGATCGTCTGCTCAAAGGCATTCAGGATCGTGTTGAGGAAACCTATATTAATGGCAGCATGGAACATCGGGTTCCGCATAACCTGAACATCAGTTTTGCCTTTGTCGAAGGCGAATCTTTGATCATGGCCCTGAAGGAAATTGCGGTTTCCAGCGGTTCAGCCTGTACTTCAGCCAGTCTGGAGCCGTCTTACGTGCTTCGGGCATTGGGTAAATCCGACGAATTAGCCCATAGTTCCATTCGTTTCGGTATTGGGCGCTTTACGACCGAGGCAGAAATTGATGCCACCATCGAGTTGATAGCGGGCAAAGTGGGCAAATTGCGGGAGTTGTCACCGCTTTGGGAAATGCATCTTGAAGGCATAGATCTTAACAGTATTCAGTGGGCCGCACATTAA
- the iscU gene encoding Fe-S cluster assembly scaffold IscU: MAYSEKVIDHYENPRNVGAMDKDDSGVGTGMVGAPACGDVMRLQIKVNEQGIIEDAKFKTYGCGSAIASSSLVTEWVKGKTLDEAMTIKNSHIAEELELPPVKIHCSVLAEDAIKAAVEDYRSKRGAGQASQTEVAAAQVAH, translated from the coding sequence ATGGCATACAGCGAAAAAGTGATTGATCATTATGAAAATCCCCGGAATGTCGGGGCGATGGACAAGGATGATAGTGGGGTTGGCACCGGCATGGTAGGCGCGCCCGCATGTGGAGACGTCATGCGTCTGCAGATCAAGGTGAACGAGCAGGGCATTATCGAAGATGCCAAGTTCAAGACCTATGGTTGCGGTTCGGCCATTGCCTCCAGCTCACTGGTTACCGAGTGGGTCAAGGGTAAAACTCTGGACGAGGCCATGACGATCAAAAACAGTCATATTGCCGAAGAGCTGGAACTGCCGCCCGTCAAAATCCATTGCTCCGTGTTGGCGGAAGATGCCATCAAGGCGGCTGTGGAAGACTATCGCAGCAAGCGGGGTGCCGGGCAGGCCAGTCAAACTGAAGTAGCTGCCGCCCAGGTGGCACATTAA
- the hscB gene encoding Fe-S protein assembly co-chaperone HscB, with amino-acid sequence MAGVCIQCGAELNAPPALCHSCGAIQPFRAELSLFDVVGLPESYDLNLQALRSQVLQLQKVLHPDRFAQAEATTRRFSLEWSTRLNEALAVLRDPLKRADYLLQRQGIDALGEQVKVADPSLLMTQMVYRERLEDLLAARDQNGLDQLRGEVEDASSKAVNKLHILLKNLPCEQVDEAGSVLRELQFLDKLLGEIERGEESLQNL; translated from the coding sequence ATGGCAGGAGTATGCATTCAGTGCGGGGCGGAGCTCAATGCTCCCCCCGCACTTTGTCATTCTTGTGGAGCTATTCAGCCTTTTCGTGCGGAGCTGTCCCTGTTCGATGTGGTCGGGTTGCCGGAAAGCTATGATCTGAATCTGCAGGCATTACGGAGTCAGGTATTGCAGTTGCAGAAAGTCCTGCATCCCGACCGCTTTGCCCAGGCAGAAGCGACGACCCGGCGCTTTTCCCTGGAGTGGAGTACGCGGCTGAATGAAGCGCTGGCGGTACTGCGTGATCCCCTGAAGCGTGCGGACTATTTGTTGCAACGTCAGGGAATTGATGCCCTGGGTGAACAGGTCAAGGTGGCTGATCCGTCACTGCTGATGACCCAGATGGTGTATCGTGAGCGTCTGGAAGATCTGCTTGCAGCCAGGGACCAGAACGGGTTGGATCAATTGCGTGGAGAAGTGGAAGACGCTTCATCCAAAGCGGTAAATAAGCTTCACATCCTCTTGAAAAATCTGCCCTGCGAACAGGTTGACGAGGCTGGATCTGTGCTGCGTGAGTTACAGTTTCTGGACAAACTCCTGGGTGAAATTGAGCGTGGCGAAGAGTCCTTGCAAAACCTGTAG
- the hscA gene encoding Fe-S protein assembly chaperone HscA, giving the protein MALMQIAEPGMTADPHQRRLAIGIDLGTTHSLVASVLSALPTVMRNHDGQYLLPSVVRYCEDDKVVVGYPAQAAAGQDPHNTIASVKRFMGRGHEDVQLLAGHLPYDLVPAEGMIRLRTRAGEKSPVEVSAEILKVLKNLAEETLGSEPEGVVITVPAYFDEAQRQATKDAARLAGLNVLRLLAEPTAAAVAYGLDKKSEGLFAIYDLGGGTFDISILRLQAGVFEVLATAGDTALGGDDMDHAIAEWLMAESGIHLDDPLWRRQVLQQARQAKEALTDQEQVELTLDSGQGAPRIIQLTRKQLETLIQPVLQRTLPACRRALRDAGLKVADVDGVVLVGGATRVPALRRLVAEFFQQPVLTDIDPDQVVALGAAIQADALVGNQREDLLLMDVLPLSLGLETMGGLVEKIISRNTPIPAAKAQEFTTFKDGQTAMSIHVLQGERDLVQDCRSLARFSLRGIPPMVAGAARIRVTFQVDADGLLTVSAEETSTGVRSEVLVKPSFGLNDDEIARMLQDSFAHGAEDIAHRRLSEARVEGERVREALQGALSTDAALLQADEKARLDAASQHLEQCLAGSDADAISKAAEAVEAAAEPLVQRRMDSALRRAIAGRSIDDLGE; this is encoded by the coding sequence ATGGCTTTAATGCAAATTGCAGAACCGGGCATGACTGCTGATCCGCATCAGCGGCGGCTGGCTATTGGGATTGATCTGGGAACTACCCATTCTCTAGTAGCTTCTGTTTTGTCTGCGCTGCCGACGGTCATGCGCAACCATGACGGGCAATATTTGTTACCCTCGGTGGTGCGTTACTGCGAAGACGACAAGGTGGTTGTGGGTTATCCGGCACAGGCGGCAGCGGGACAGGATCCCCATAACACTATTGCTTCGGTCAAGCGTTTTATGGGTCGTGGTCATGAAGACGTCCAGCTTTTGGCCGGGCACTTACCCTATGATCTGGTGCCCGCTGAAGGCATGATTCGCCTGCGTACGCGTGCGGGTGAAAAGTCTCCCGTTGAGGTTTCTGCAGAAATTCTTAAGGTTCTGAAAAATCTCGCAGAGGAAACGCTGGGGTCTGAGCCCGAGGGTGTCGTGATTACCGTGCCCGCCTATTTTGATGAGGCGCAGCGGCAGGCGACCAAAGATGCTGCCCGTCTTGCTGGCTTGAATGTTTTGCGCCTGCTGGCCGAGCCAACGGCAGCGGCAGTGGCGTATGGACTGGATAAAAAAAGTGAAGGTCTTTTTGCCATTTATGACCTCGGCGGCGGCACTTTTGATATCTCCATTTTACGCCTGCAGGCGGGAGTGTTTGAAGTGCTGGCAACTGCCGGTGATACGGCCCTGGGTGGCGATGACATGGACCATGCCATCGCTGAATGGTTGATGGCGGAGAGTGGTATCCATCTGGATGATCCACTCTGGCGTCGTCAAGTTCTGCAACAGGCGCGGCAGGCCAAGGAAGCCTTAACAGATCAGGAGCAGGTTGAGCTGACGCTGGACTCCGGGCAGGGTGCTCCCCGCATCATCCAATTGACGCGAAAGCAGCTTGAAACCCTCATTCAGCCTGTTTTACAGCGCACCCTTCCAGCCTGCCGGCGCGCCCTGCGTGATGCAGGTCTGAAAGTGGCGGATGTGGATGGGGTGGTGCTGGTAGGAGGGGCAACCCGGGTTCCGGCCCTGCGTCGTCTGGTGGCCGAATTTTTTCAGCAGCCCGTATTGACTGATATTGATCCTGATCAGGTGGTGGCTTTGGGTGCGGCCATTCAGGCCGATGCGTTGGTGGGCAATCAGCGCGAAGATTTACTGTTGATGGATGTTCTGCCCCTTTCTTTGGGTCTGGAGACCATGGGCGGGCTGGTGGAAAAAATTATTTCCCGGAATACCCCTATCCCCGCTGCCAAGGCCCAGGAGTTCACGACTTTCAAGGACGGCCAGACGGCTATGAGTATTCATGTGCTCCAGGGGGAGCGGGACCTGGTGCAGGATTGTCGTTCTCTGGCGCGTTTCAGCTTGCGCGGGATTCCCCCAATGGTAGCCGGAGCTGCCCGCATCCGCGTGACTTTTCAAGTGGATGCTGATGGACTGTTAACGGTATCTGCAGAAGAAACGAGTACAGGTGTGCGTTCTGAGGTGCTGGTCAAACCCAGTTTTGGTCTGAATGACGATGAAATTGCCCGCATGCTCCAGGATTCTTTTGCGCATGGGGCTGAAGACATAGCGCATCGGCGTCTTTCTGAAGCACGGGTAGAAGGGGAACGGGTGCGCGAAGCCTTGCAAGGTGCCTTATCGACAGATGCTGCCTTGCTGCAAGCGGACGAAAAAGCCCGATTGGATGCCGCCAGTCAGCATTTAGAGCAGTGTCTGGCAGGCAGTGATGCAGATGCCATCAGTAAAGCCGCCGAGGCTGTGGAAGCTGCAGCCGAACCTCTGGTGCAGCGACGCATGGATAGTGCCTTGCGGCGGGCTATTGCCGGCCGTTCCATAGATGATCTGGGAGAGTGA
- the cysE gene encoding serine O-acetyltransferase, producing the protein MAGHWRADLDAVFARDPAARNRLEVLLTYPGVHALFMHRLAHGLWKRRWRLLARSLAAFSRFWTGIEIHPGACIGQRFFIDHGMGVVIGETAEIGDDCTLYHGVTLGGTSWQPGKRHPTLGNGVIVGAGAKVLGPIMVGDQARVGSNAVVVKSVPAGATVVGIPGRVVNKGEQHPDNFEAYGLTGQMPDPVARAIECMLEHMHRQDAEITQIRSGLQQLQPREALMPVEEIACSLEAGPDSAEQGTSKQNT; encoded by the coding sequence ATGGCTGGTCATTGGCGTGCTGACCTGGATGCCGTATTTGCCCGTGATCCTGCCGCCCGCAATCGTCTTGAGGTTCTGCTGACCTATCCCGGTGTGCATGCCCTGTTTATGCACCGTCTTGCCCATGGGCTATGGAAACGGCGCTGGCGCTTGCTGGCCCGCAGTCTTGCGGCTTTTTCTCGTTTTTGGACGGGCATTGAAATTCATCCTGGTGCCTGCATTGGGCAGCGCTTTTTTATTGATCATGGCATGGGTGTAGTGATCGGTGAGACGGCAGAAATTGGTGACGATTGTACGCTTTATCATGGCGTTACCCTAGGTGGAACGTCCTGGCAACCGGGCAAGCGTCATCCCACATTGGGTAATGGCGTGATTGTCGGCGCGGGGGCCAAAGTGCTGGGACCCATTATGGTTGGCGATCAGGCTCGGGTTGGTTCCAATGCGGTCGTGGTCAAATCGGTTCCGGCAGGGGCGACAGTGGTGGGTATTCCCGGCCGGGTCGTAAATAAAGGGGAACAACACCCGGATAATTTTGAAGCCTATGGACTGACTGGGCAGATGCCTGACCCGGTAGCGCGAGCGATAGAATGCATGCTTGAACACATGCATCGCCAGGATGCCGAGATCACCCAGATCAGATCCGGATTACAACAATTACAACCGCGTGAAGCCTTGATGCCGGTCGAGGAAATCGCTTGTTCTCTGGAAGCAGGGCCGGATTCTGCCGAACAGGGAACTTCAAAACAGAATACTTGA
- a CDS encoding YciI family protein, with translation MYYCIIGTDNPNSLSKRQNARGDHLARLHQLQSEGRLLTAGPFPAADTEEPGEAGFTGSLIIARFNSLEEAHAWAAAEPYLSAGVYADVSVRPYKGVFLP, from the coding sequence ATGTATTACTGCATCATTGGCACTGATAATCCGAATTCCCTGAGCAAGCGACAAAACGCCCGGGGTGATCATCTGGCGCGCCTGCATCAGTTGCAATCCGAAGGGCGACTGCTGACAGCGGGCCCTTTCCCGGCTGCTGATACGGAAGAACCCGGCGAAGCGGGATTTACCGGTAGCCTGATTATCGCCCGTTTTAATTCTCTGGAAGAAGCGCATGCCTGGGCGGCCGCCGAACCCTATCTCAGTGCTGGCGTCTACGCAGATGTCAGTGTTCGTCCCTACAAAGGAGTGTTTTTACCATGA
- the iscA gene encoding iron-sulfur cluster assembly protein IscA: MALTLSESAVQQVRKSIAKRGKGLGIRIGVKTSGCSGLSYVMEFVDTPNPEDMVFPHDDVSLFVDPKSLIYLDGTELDFTREGLNEGFRFNNPNVKDSCGCGESFTT, translated from the coding sequence ATGGCTTTGACTTTATCGGAAAGTGCGGTCCAGCAGGTACGAAAAAGCATTGCCAAACGTGGCAAGGGCTTGGGAATTCGTATCGGGGTCAAAACCAGCGGCTGTTCCGGGCTGTCCTATGTAATGGAATTTGTCGATACGCCCAACCCCGAGGATATGGTTTTTCCCCATGACGACGTGAGTCTGTTCGTGGATCCTAAAAGCCTTATTTATCTGGACGGGACGGAGCTGGATTTTACCCGTGAAGGCCTGAATGAAGGGTTTCGCTTCAACAACCCCAATGTGAAGGACTCCTGCGGCTGCGGCGAGAGCTTCACGACCTGA
- a CDS encoding ATP-binding protein yields MVRQHLLQSLAALLGDSSDHPLPDFASIKAARWRHLPLGGRLEAVSRVDLPDMEELLGIDETKAALELNTRQFVAGFPANDALLWGGRGTGKSSLVKALLRRYADQGFRLIEIDADGILDLPEILAALQAADPVQRYHFALFCDDLSFGSDDPGYKALKSLLDGGVEARPDNVLLYATSNRRHLMPRHFSDNEEYHRHGDEIIAGETAEEKISLSERFGLWLGFYPFDQTMYLDICAIHLRRLNMPADPEQWQEEALRWALQRGSRSGRVARQFARHWAGSKSLAGQ; encoded by the coding sequence GTGGTACGTCAGCATTTGCTTCAAAGTTTAGCAGCGCTGCTGGGGGATAGCAGTGATCATCCCTTGCCGGATTTCGCCAGCATCAAGGCTGCGCGTTGGCGACATTTGCCACTGGGTGGGCGTCTGGAGGCCGTCAGCCGGGTGGATTTGCCGGATATGGAGGAGTTGTTGGGTATTGACGAAACCAAGGCGGCCCTGGAACTGAATACCCGGCAGTTTGTGGCCGGATTCCCGGCCAATGACGCCCTGCTCTGGGGCGGAAGGGGAACGGGAAAGTCTTCCCTGGTCAAAGCCTTGCTACGTCGTTATGCGGATCAGGGCTTTCGTCTGATTGAAATAGACGCGGATGGCATTCTCGATTTGCCGGAAATACTGGCCGCCCTGCAGGCTGCTGATCCCGTACAGCGTTATCACTTTGCCCTGTTTTGTGATGATTTGTCTTTTGGTTCTGACGATCCTGGCTATAAGGCCCTCAAATCACTGCTCGATGGCGGTGTGGAGGCGCGGCCCGATAATGTGCTTTTGTATGCCACCAGTAACAGGCGTCATCTCATGCCCCGGCATTTTTCCGACAATGAAGAATATCACCGTCATGGTGATGAGATTATTGCGGGAGAAACGGCTGAGGAAAAAATCAGTTTATCTGAGCGCTTCGGTTTGTGGTTGGGTTTTTACCCCTTTGATCAGACCATGTATCTGGATATTTGTGCCATCCATTTGCGGCGTCTGAATATGCCGGCGGATCCTGAACAATGGCAGGAGGAAGCCTTGCGCTGGGCACTGCAGCGTGGCTCCCGCAGCGGGCGGGTAGCCCGCCAGTTTGCCCGGCACTGGGCCGGATCAAAGTCACTGGCAGGACAGTAA
- a CDS encoding RNA methyltransferase: MSTKFLERLRVVLVETSHPGNIGATARAMKVMGLQHLVLVNPRFFPHPEATALASGAEDILERAQVTADLAAALQGCHKVYGTSARDRRIQWPVLDAREAAVEMVAELADGNCALVFGRERTGLSNEELDHCQVLVNIPTAELYHSLNLGQAVQVLAYELHMATLQANLEPHPDPDVTSVELAAPMEDMEGFYDHLEQVLRQSGFLQEIRAIRMMRRLRRLYDRARPTVNEVNILRGILTEIQRWATNSRQKGSG; the protein is encoded by the coding sequence TTGAGTACAAAATTTCTGGAGAGGCTGCGGGTGGTTCTGGTGGAAACCAGCCATCCGGGCAATATTGGCGCTACTGCCCGCGCCATGAAAGTGATGGGACTGCAACATCTGGTCCTGGTGAATCCACGTTTTTTTCCTCATCCTGAAGCGACAGCACTGGCATCAGGTGCCGAGGATATTCTTGAACGGGCGCAAGTCACAGCAGATCTGGCTGCAGCCTTGCAGGGCTGCCACAAGGTCTATGGAACCAGTGCCCGGGATCGCCGCATTCAGTGGCCCGTATTGGATGCCCGCGAGGCGGCTGTGGAAATGGTTGCGGAACTTGCTGACGGAAATTGTGCGCTGGTTTTTGGCCGTGAGCGCACGGGGCTCAGCAATGAGGAGCTGGATCACTGTCAGGTTCTGGTGAATATTCCCACGGCGGAATTATATCATTCCCTGAATCTTGGTCAGGCGGTGCAGGTTCTGGCATACGAACTGCACATGGCGACTCTTCAGGCAAATCTGGAGCCGCACCCTGATCCCGATGTAACCAGCGTAGAACTGGCAGCGCCTATGGAGGACATGGAAGGTTTTTATGATCATCTGGAGCAGGTTCTGCGGCAAAGTGGTTTTTTACAGGAAATTCGTGCCATCCGGATGATGCGTCGATTGCGTCGTCTCTATGACCGGGCCCGGCCTACGGTTAATGAAGTCAACATTCTGCGTGGCATACTTACCGAAATACAGCGCTGGGCGACGAATAGTAGACAAAAAGGGTCGGGATAG
- a CDS encoding inositol monophosphatase family protein: MQHPILVTAIRAARKAGDIINRSFARVNEITITSKAHNDFVTDVDQRAEAAIVEIIRRAYPDHGILAEEGNRIPDKDFEWIIDPLDGTTNFIHGMPQLCVSIGIKHFDRLEHAVIYNPIHDELFTATRGGGAHLNDRRLRIAQRKDLDGALLGTGFPFRDFSYLDTYLATFKAFMLKTAGIRRPGSAALDLAYVAAGRYDGFWEFNLKPWDLAAGALLVQEAGGVATDFTGDQGFLENGNIVAGNLRVHAQMLHIISQEINKPKA, translated from the coding sequence ATGCAGCATCCCATATTAGTTACCGCTATCCGTGCCGCCCGCAAAGCCGGCGATATCATCAATCGCAGTTTTGCCCGGGTCAATGAAATCACCATCACCAGCAAAGCGCACAATGACTTTGTGACCGACGTGGATCAACGCGCCGAGGCCGCCATTGTCGAAATCATCCGCCGCGCCTACCCGGATCATGGCATTCTGGCCGAAGAAGGCAACCGGATTCCCGACAAGGATTTTGAATGGATTATCGATCCTCTCGACGGCACCACCAATTTCATTCATGGCATGCCACAGCTCTGTGTTTCCATTGGCATTAAACATTTTGACCGACTGGAACATGCAGTTATTTACAATCCCATCCACGATGAGCTGTTTACCGCCACGCGCGGCGGCGGCGCCCATCTCAATGATCGCCGCCTGCGCATTGCCCAACGCAAAGATCTGGATGGTGCGCTTCTGGGTACCGGATTTCCTTTTCGGGATTTTTCCTATCTGGATACCTATCTTGCCACCTTCAAGGCCTTCATGCTGAAAACTGCAGGGATTCGTCGTCCAGGTTCCGCCGCTCTGGATCTGGCTTATGTGGCCGCCGGCCGTTATGATGGATTCTGGGAATTCAACCTCAAACCCTGGGATCTGGCAGCGGGCGCACTGCTGGTTCAGGAGGCCGGTGGGGTCGCCACCGACTTCACGGGGGACCAGGGATTTCTGGAAAATGGCAACATCGTGGCTGGCAATCTGCGCGTCCATGCGCAGATGCTCCACATCATCAGCCAGGAAATCAACAAGCCCAAGGCCTGA
- a CDS encoding BolA family protein — translation MNKQVLEQLIEDALHPEFLEIKDRSEAHSSHEQSDGGGHYELRIVCHQFEGMTPLARHRLVNAATESVREKIHALAVKAYTPEEFAALNKPKTRRPTISLNTQ, via the coding sequence ATGAACAAGCAAGTGCTTGAACAACTCATTGAAGATGCCCTTCATCCCGAATTTCTGGAAATCAAGGATCGTAGTGAGGCCCACAGTTCCCACGAGCAGTCCGATGGTGGTGGTCACTACGAGTTGCGTATTGTCTGCCATCAGTTCGAAGGTATGACCCCGCTCGCCCGTCACCGGCTGGTCAACGCGGCAACAGAGTCAGTACGGGAAAAAATTCATGCCCTGGCCGTCAAGGCTTATACTCCCGAAGAATTTGCCGCGCTGAACAAACCCAAAACCCGGCGCCCGACCATCTCACTGAATACCCAGTAA
- the fdx gene encoding ISC system 2Fe-2S type ferredoxin — protein MTKIQVLPNAELCPEGAEFEAEPGETIIAAAMRNHIAIEHACEMSCACTTCHVILRKGFDSLKAAEEKEEDLLDKAWGLEPTSRLSCQAKVAETPLVIEIPKYTINLEKERH, from the coding sequence ATGACTAAAATACAAGTACTACCCAATGCTGAACTTTGCCCCGAAGGGGCGGAGTTTGAGGCGGAGCCGGGGGAAACCATCATTGCTGCGGCCATGCGCAACCATATAGCGATTGAACATGCCTGTGAAATGTCCTGTGCCTGTACGACCTGTCATGTCATTTTGCGTAAAGGTTTTGACAGCCTCAAAGCAGCCGAAGAAAAAGAGGAGGATCTTCTTGACAAGGCCTGGGGTCTGGAGCCCACTTCGCGCCTGAGTTGTCAGGCCAAAGTGGCGGAAACCCCTCTCGTCATTGAAATACCCAAGTACACCATCAATCTGGAAAAGGAGCGGCACTGA
- a CDS encoding septation protein A: MKLLTDFLPIILFFVAYKIHGIYTATEVLIVAAIVLMAWQWWRRGRIETMTWVSTLLILIFGGLTLYFHNDTFIKVKPSILYLLFAGVLLFTHWRDQPLLERLMGSQLPATLPQSFWKRLNIYWITFFIFGAVLNLVVAYSFSTGIWVDFKLFGMLGITIIFVLFQAVVISRALPQEIKGSDS, encoded by the coding sequence ATGAAACTGCTTACCGACTTTCTGCCCATTATCCTCTTTTTTGTAGCGTATAAGATTCATGGTATTTATACGGCTACAGAAGTGCTGATTGTTGCCGCCATTGTGCTCATGGCCTGGCAGTGGTGGCGCCGTGGTCGTATTGAGACAATGACCTGGGTCTCTACGCTGCTGATTCTGATTTTCGGTGGCCTGACTCTCTATTTTCATAATGACACCTTCATCAAGGTCAAACCCAGCATCCTCTATCTGCTTTTTGCCGGAGTCCTGTTGTTTACCCATTGGCGGGATCAGCCACTGCTCGAGCGCCTGATGGGTAGTCAACTGCCGGCTACCCTACCGCAGTCTTTCTGGAAACGCCTCAATATCTACTGGATCACGTTTTTTATTTTTGGCGCGGTCCTGAATCTGGTGGTGGCCTACAGTTTTTCGACGGGTATCTGGGTAGACTTCAAGCTTTTCGGTATGCTCGGCATTACCATCATTTTTGTGCTGTTCCAGGCCGTGGTCATTTCCCGGGCACTTCCCCAGGAAATTAAAGGCAGTGACTCGTGA